In a genomic window of Sulfurimonas denitrificans DSM 1251:
- a CDS encoding 30S ribosomal protein S1 yields MAFDNESFEEEENFAEMFAASEKQQETSRIVEGEVVEIQADENRALVGVGDKLEGILSLDEISENGVLKFNVGDKIKVMVTGYYNERPKISYKKVLEQQKTIDFIDKHKENFEDIIIDGVITKKNRGGYVVEADDVTFFMPRSLAAFKDTDEVLGRKIKAQVVKIDAEQNSIVVSRRKLFNDERKKKKEIIDKLMEDDTTIEGTIKKITSYGMFVDVGGVDGLVHYNEISYKGPVNPSKLYKEGDAVTVKAISYDKDKRHLSLSIKAVQSDPWAEVESELDEGDTITVTVSNIEAYGVFVDLGNDIEGFLHISEISWDKNVKNPNDYLTVGQEIDVEVIEINPKTHKLRVSLKRLLAKPFDEFMKKHNEGDVITGTVTSLTDFGAFVRIDGIEGLLHNQDISWDKNVRCKDVLKTGDEVEVKIAKINPEDQKISLNRKALLESPIDSFSKSHKVNSVVSGTIRDIKDFGVFVSLEDGVDALIRDEDLSPLQKSDLEVGQQIEAAIAVIDTRRDRIRLSVKKLDYIKNQAMLDEINDDESHSLGDLIKDKFK; encoded by the coding sequence ATGGCGTTCGATAACGAATCATTTGAAGAAGAAGAAAATTTTGCGGAGATGTTTGCTGCAAGCGAGAAGCAGCAAGAGACAAGTCGTATTGTAGAAGGCGAAGTCGTTGAAATTCAAGCGGATGAAAATAGAGCATTAGTAGGTGTTGGCGATAAACTAGAGGGTATTCTTAGTTTAGATGAAATCAGCGAAAATGGTGTACTAAAGTTTAATGTTGGTGATAAAATAAAAGTAATGGTTACTGGATACTACAATGAGCGTCCAAAAATATCATATAAAAAAGTTTTAGAGCAACAAAAAACTATCGATTTCATCGATAAACACAAAGAGAACTTTGAAGATATAATTATTGATGGTGTAATCACTAAGAAAAATCGCGGCGGATATGTTGTTGAAGCTGATGATGTTACATTCTTTATGCCTCGCTCACTTGCGGCTTTTAAAGACACCGATGAAGTGCTTGGTCGTAAAATTAAAGCTCAAGTTGTAAAAATTGACGCAGAGCAAAATTCAATTGTTGTCTCCCGTCGCAAGCTGTTTAACGATGAACGCAAAAAGAAAAAAGAGATTATCGACAAGTTGATGGAAGATGATACAACTATCGAAGGAACTATCAAAAAAATCACTAGTTATGGTATGTTTGTTGATGTTGGCGGTGTTGATGGTTTAGTTCATTACAATGAGATAAGCTACAAAGGTCCAGTTAATCCTTCAAAACTTTACAAAGAGGGCGACGCTGTAACGGTAAAAGCCATCTCTTATGATAAAGATAAAAGACATCTTTCACTATCAATCAAAGCAGTTCAATCTGACCCATGGGCTGAAGTAGAGAGTGAGTTGGATGAGGGCGATACAATTACTGTAACAGTTTCAAATATTGAAGCATACGGTGTTTTTGTTGACTTAGGAAATGATATTGAAGGTTTCTTGCATATCTCAGAAATTTCATGGGACAAAAACGTTAAAAACCCAAATGATTATTTAACTGTTGGGCAAGAGATTGATGTTGAAGTGATTGAGATTAATCCAAAAACACATAAACTACGTGTTTCATTAAAAAGACTTCTTGCTAAACCTTTTGATGAATTTATGAAAAAACATAATGAGGGTGATGTAATTACTGGAACTGTTACATCTCTTACAGATTTTGGTGCATTTGTTCGTATAGATGGCATTGAAGGACTTCTTCATAATCAAGATATCTCTTGGGATAAAAATGTAAGATGTAAAGATGTTTTAAAAACTGGTGATGAAGTTGAAGTAAAAATTGCAAAGATAAATCCTGAAGATCAAAAAATATCTCTAAATAGAAAAGCTCTATTAGAGAGTCCAATTGATTCATTTTCAAAAAGCCATAAGGTGAATAGCGTGGTAAGTGGTACTATTCGTGATATTAAAGACTTTGGTGTTTTTGTTTCACTAGAAGATGGTGTTGATGCGTTAATACGTGATGAAGATTTATCTCCTTTACAAAAAAGTGATTTAGAAGTTGGACAACAAATAGAAGCTGCTATCGCTGTTATAGATACACGCCGTGATCGTATTCGACTATCTGTAAAAAAATTAGATTACATAAAAAACCAAGCAATGTTAGATGAGATTAATGATGATGAGTCACACTCTTTGGGTGATTTGATTAAAGATAAATTCAAGTAA
- the serA gene encoding phosphoglycerate dehydrogenase: MQKYTIVVCDHIHEAGLEMLQNDKNINFIMAADEDKEKLLTIIESADVAITRSSTDVDAKFIAHAKNMKAIVRAGVGVDNVDIAGCSKEGIIVMNVPTANTIAAVELTMAHMLSCMRMFPYSHNHLKLDRVWKREKWYGYELKGKKLGVIGFGNIGSRVAKRAQAFEMDIIAYDPYINPSKVTDLDMVYTKNFEDILSCDIITIHTPKNKETVNMIDVAEIAKMKDGVVLINCARGGLYNEEALYAGLTSGKIRFAGIDVFMKEPATNHPLLDLDNVTVSPHLGANTYESQYNIGVQAAENAIAAAKGISYAHAMNLPIDESKIPPFVKPFLEMGQTIGFLETQLNQSQIVTIKVSGQGEIAKYVDSLATFVAVGAMSQISDNTINYVNADFVAKEKGIKIETEALLDSTVYKNLITIKLTTAEGGTTTISATIFDDNVFRIVSIDGFDIEVALKGDMIILKNQDVPGVIGNIGSTLAKHNVNIADFSLARNDKKQALAVILVDNVISDDTLEELLRIDACSSVQYARL, translated from the coding sequence ATGCAAAAATATACAATAGTAGTTTGTGACCATATACATGAAGCAGGATTAGAGATGCTGCAAAATGATAAAAACATTAATTTTATCATGGCAGCCGATGAGGACAAAGAGAAACTTCTAACGATTATAGAGAGTGCTGATGTAGCAATTACAAGAAGTTCAACAGACGTTGATGCTAAGTTTATAGCACATGCTAAAAATATGAAAGCAATTGTTCGTGCAGGTGTTGGTGTTGATAATGTTGATATAGCTGGATGTTCTAAAGAGGGAATTATAGTTATGAATGTTCCAACTGCAAACACAATCGCTGCAGTAGAACTTACTATGGCTCATATGCTCTCATGTATGAGAATGTTTCCATATTCACATAACCACTTAAAACTTGATAGAGTTTGGAAAAGAGAGAAGTGGTACGGTTATGAGCTGAAAGGTAAAAAACTAGGTGTTATTGGTTTTGGAAACATTGGCTCACGTGTTGCAAAAAGAGCTCAAGCTTTTGAGATGGATATAATTGCGTATGACCCATATATTAACCCATCAAAAGTAACTGATCTTGATATGGTTTATACTAAAAATTTTGAAGATATTTTATCATGTGATATTATCACTATCCATACTCCTAAGAATAAAGAGACTGTGAACATGATAGATGTAGCAGAGATTGCAAAGATGAAAGATGGAGTAGTTTTAATCAACTGTGCTAGAGGTGGTCTCTATAATGAAGAGGCGCTTTATGCAGGTTTAACAAGCGGTAAAATTCGTTTTGCAGGTATCGATGTGTTTATGAAAGAGCCAGCAACTAATCATCCTCTTCTTGACCTTGATAATGTGACTGTTTCTCCTCACTTGGGTGCTAATACTTATGAATCTCAATATAACATAGGTGTACAAGCAGCTGAGAACGCTATAGCTGCTGCAAAAGGAATCTCATACGCTCATGCTATGAATCTTCCAATAGATGAGAGTAAAATACCACCATTTGTAAAACCATTCTTAGAGATGGGACAGACGATTGGCTTTTTGGAGACACAGTTAAATCAATCTCAGATTGTAACTATTAAAGTTAGTGGACAGGGTGAGATTGCAAAGTATGTTGATTCTCTTGCTACTTTTGTTGCTGTTGGCGCAATGAGTCAAATCAGTGATAATACTATTAACTATGTAAATGCTGACTTTGTAGCAAAAGAAAAAGGAATCAAAATAGAGACTGAAGCTCTACTTGACTCAACTGTATATAAAAATCTAATCACTATCAAACTAACTACTGCTGAGGGTGGAACTACTACAATTAGTGCCACAATCTTTGATGATAATGTATTTAGAATTGTCTCAATTGACGGGTTTGATATAGAAGTTGCTCTAAAGGGCGATATGATTATTCTTAAAAACCAAGATGTTCCAGGAGTTATTGGAAACATTGGTTCAACCTTAGCAAAGCATAATGTAAATATCGCAGACTTCTCTCTTGCAAGAAATGATAAAAAACAGGCACTCGCTGTTATTTTAGTAGATAATGTGATAAGTGATGATACGTTAGAAGAGTTGTTAAGAATTGACGCTTGTTCGAGTGTTCAATACGCAAGATTATAG
- a CDS encoding efflux RND transporter permease subunit: protein MFKKFQDTVFEGIQNPKKRNFILIATFIAFVLSVLMIAPSKMVLAKMLPGKNNDTFTIYATLSEGSSIEQTSRVSECVAKYLKNEKEITDFEIFLGMGAPLDFAGLIKGSHFKNSENVSEIVVNLTKKHHRDEPSYFMVQRIRPEIQNNCTKLYEKTTITFVEPPAGPPVLAAIVAEVYGQDSDGVRLLSNRVKEVFEKTSGLVDIEVMQDEIYDTFEVEVDSTKVSLSGVNIKQLNDVLYLAFEGMQIAVKNSSTINDQIPIYLSLSKESKKFSSKDINDIKAKLSSLKLMNQMGMMTPLTELVTIVPKKSNPMIMSKNLHKMTNVMAETDMVSQVYPLMEARNTILDTFNDKYEIEKIGLFNLRLVDKASKDVYELIWDGEMEVTLDTFVELGAAFIAALVLIFLLMVIYYKSYALSGIILLGSFLSIIGVIVGHYIMDIFTADTFFLTATSLIGFIALIGISSRNSLLLIDFTASLMRDSKMKKAEAIAYATATRAKPIFLTAAAIILASTLLAGDAVFGGLGVALIFGTIAAVIASLIIVPILLYKSDLNRHFNLDEI from the coding sequence ATGTTTAAAAAATTTCAAGATACAGTATTTGAGGGTATTCAAAATCCTAAAAAGAGGAACTTTATTCTCATAGCTACATTTATAGCATTTGTCTTATCTGTACTTATGATAGCTCCTAGTAAAATGGTTTTGGCAAAAATGCTCCCTGGAAAGAACAATGATACTTTTACAATCTATGCAACTCTCTCAGAGGGAAGCTCAATTGAGCAGACAAGTAGAGTTAGCGAGTGTGTCGCAAAATACCTAAAAAATGAAAAAGAGATAACTGACTTTGAGATATTTTTAGGAATGGGCGCACCTCTTGATTTTGCAGGACTTATCAAAGGCTCACATTTTAAAAATAGTGAAAATGTCTCAGAAATAGTTGTAAACCTTACAAAAAAACATCATAGAGATGAGCCTTCATACTTTATGGTTCAACGCATTAGACCAGAGATTCAAAATAACTGTACAAAACTATATGAAAAAACAACCATCACTTTTGTAGAACCACCTGCTGGACCTCCTGTGTTAGCAGCAATTGTTGCGGAAGTTTATGGGCAAGATTCAGATGGTGTGCGTCTGCTCTCAAATAGAGTTAAAGAGGTATTTGAAAAAACTAGCGGTTTGGTTGATATAGAAGTTATGCAAGATGAGATTTATGATACGTTTGAAGTAGAAGTTGATAGCACCAAAGTATCTTTATCTGGCGTAAATATCAAACAGTTAAACGATGTGCTTTATCTTGCGTTTGAGGGTATGCAGATAGCTGTTAAAAACTCATCTACGATTAACGATCAGATTCCAATCTACCTCTCACTAAGCAAAGAGTCAAAAAAATTCTCATCAAAAGATATAAATGATATAAAAGCGAAACTCTCATCTTTAAAACTGATGAACCAGATGGGAATGATGACACCTCTTACTGAGTTAGTAACAATTGTACCAAAAAAATCAAACCCGATGATAATGAGTAAAAACCTCCATAAAATGACAAATGTTATGGCTGAGACTGATATGGTTTCACAAGTTTATCCTCTTATGGAAGCAAGAAACACTATCCTAGATACCTTTAATGATAAATACGAGATAGAAAAAATTGGACTTTTCAATTTAAGACTTGTAGATAAAGCATCTAAAGATGTATATGAGTTAATCTGGGATGGAGAGATGGAAGTAACACTAGATACTTTTGTTGAACTCGGAGCTGCATTTATTGCAGCTCTTGTGCTTATCTTTTTATTAATGGTAATTTACTATAAAAGTTACGCTCTTAGCGGTATCATTCTATTAGGTTCATTTTTATCAATCATAGGTGTAATAGTTGGTCACTATATTATGGATATATTTACAGCAGATACATTCTTTTTAACTGCTACCTCCCTTATTGGCTTTATCGCACTCATTGGAATAAGTTCAAGAAACTCTTTGCTACTCATAGACTTTACAGCTTCACTTATGAGAGATAGCAAGATGAAAAAAGCAGAAGCTATTGCATATGCAACAGCAACACGTGCTAAACCTATTTTCTTAACTGCAGCAGCAATCATACTAGCTTCAACACTTCTTGCAGGAGACGCAGTATTTGGCGGACTAGGAGTTGCTCTAATCTTTGGAACAATTGCAGCAGTTATTGCCTCTTTAATTATAGTACCAATACTTCTTTATAAATCTGATTTAAATAGACATTTTAATTTGGATGAAATATAG
- a CDS encoding efflux RND transporter permease subunit: MMIHYKPTDIAGKLASGFLRNPLTIVLGVFLLLIGYLALNIMPREENPQMVVSGSTVIVALPGASAAEIEKAIVKPLERKLKEVKGVENISSMAMDNVGIVNAAFYIGEEKENSNLKIYDKIMQNYDMFPKGAMNPIIKPLDIDVDIPVLSVAFYSKDANMSKTELYERVKDIQHHINGLSNVAVTELKGGNKHQFNVEVDLNKLSGYNISMGQIVQGVQSLSYSVPAVKNRTKDNEIVMLGVKNAIESADDIGNIIIAQYMGSPIYLRQIAKVSASYDIQNFKSATISKKSENEEFSELQNQVTLTVSKLQGTNAVVIADAVKSDLESYKEFLNNNNIGYVITRNDGERANEAVNELVFHLLLSIVIIAILLIVVLGWRESLIVTFTVPAILAITLFVAYLTGQTINRITLFAFLLSLGLLVDAAIIVIENIHRHYHSRESANKSVDDIMIEATDEIGPPTNIATLAIIMTMVPMAFVGQMMGQFMKPIPANVPVALVASLFVAYIFTPYLAARMLKKPEFHSEEKH; encoded by the coding sequence ATGATGATTCACTATAAACCAACTGATATAGCAGGTAAATTAGCATCTGGATTTTTACGTAATCCTCTTACTATAGTCCTTGGTGTTTTTTTACTCTTAATTGGGTACTTAGCTCTAAATATAATGCCAAGAGAAGAGAATCCACAAATGGTTGTGAGCGGCTCTACCGTTATAGTTGCTCTTCCTGGAGCTAGTGCTGCTGAAATTGAAAAAGCGATTGTAAAACCTCTTGAGAGAAAGCTAAAAGAGGTAAAAGGTGTAGAGAATATCTCCTCAATGGCTATGGATAATGTAGGAATTGTTAATGCTGCATTTTACATTGGTGAAGAGAAAGAGAACTCAAACCTAAAAATTTATGACAAAATTATGCAAAATTATGACATGTTTCCAAAAGGTGCTATGAATCCAATCATTAAACCACTTGATATTGACGTGGATATCCCAGTTCTCTCTGTCGCTTTTTACTCAAAAGATGCAAATATGAGCAAAACTGAACTTTATGAGAGAGTCAAAGATATACAACACCATATCAATGGACTAAGCAACGTTGCAGTTACAGAGCTAAAGGGTGGAAACAAACATCAGTTTAACGTTGAAGTAGATTTAAATAAACTCTCAGGCTATAACATATCTATGGGACAGATTGTACAAGGTGTTCAATCCTTATCGTACAGTGTTCCAGCTGTAAAAAATAGAACTAAAGATAATGAAATAGTAATGCTTGGTGTAAAAAATGCAATTGAGAGCGCTGATGACATTGGAAATATAATTATTGCACAATATATGGGTTCTCCAATTTATCTAAGACAGATAGCAAAAGTTAGTGCCTCTTATGATATTCAAAACTTCAAATCAGCAACTATTAGTAAAAAAAGTGAAAATGAAGAGTTCTCAGAGCTTCAAAACCAAGTAACTCTAACAGTCTCTAAACTTCAAGGTACGAATGCTGTAGTAATTGCTGATGCAGTCAAGAGTGATTTAGAGAGCTATAAAGAATTTTTAAATAACAACAATATAGGCTATGTAATTACAAGAAATGATGGTGAGAGAGCAAATGAAGCGGTAAATGAGCTTGTATTTCACCTTCTTTTATCAATAGTAATTATTGCGATCTTACTTATTGTTGTACTTGGTTGGAGAGAGTCTTTAATCGTTACATTTACTGTTCCTGCAATCTTAGCAATTACACTTTTTGTAGCGTACCTAACAGGACAAACCATCAATCGTATAACACTCTTTGCCTTCTTGCTCTCTCTTGGGCTTTTAGTTGATGCTGCAATTATCGTAATTGAGAATATTCACCGTCACTATCACTCAAGGGAGTCTGCAAATAAAAGTGTTGATGATATTATGATTGAAGCAACAGATGAGATTGGACCACCGACAAATATTGCAACTTTAGCAATTATCATGACGATGGTTCCTATGGCGTTTGTTGGGCAGATGATGGGTCAGTTTATGAAGCCGATTCCTGCAAACGTTCCAGTTGCTCTTGTTGCATCACTTTTTGTTGCATATATCTTTACTCCTTATTTAGCAGCTAGAATGTTAAAAAAACCAGAGTTTCATAGCGAGGAGAAACATTAA
- a CDS encoding efflux RND transporter periplasmic adaptor subunit yields MRKIVTLLVMLSAILAAEGITLSGTVISDNRKMITSRFMGFVTDVKVSEGDSVKKGDLLYTIDSKEIDSALIQVELGISQAQLSLQMYQNQYTNVKLNLDRHRRLLEKDMVSKFEVENLALAEQNLANMIIIAKKQVIQAEAQLAEVKNQYRYLNITAPNNGVIVSKNIKVGEMAMPGMPALELSDLSDLKISAEISEDNLKLIQEGKKVVVNIASQNIQTVGVVSAIIPSSNPMTHSFKIKISFKNVYNSIYPGMYATVVIE; encoded by the coding sequence ATGAGAAAAATAGTAACACTTTTAGTGATGCTAAGTGCCATATTAGCAGCAGAGGGAATTACTCTCTCTGGCACAGTTATAAGTGACAACAGGAAGATGATAACAAGCCGTTTTATGGGCTTTGTAACAGATGTTAAAGTATCTGAGGGTGACAGCGTAAAAAAAGGAGACCTTCTATATACGATTGACTCAAAAGAGATAGATTCTGCTCTTATTCAAGTAGAACTTGGTATCTCTCAAGCACAACTTAGCCTTCAAATGTATCAAAACCAATATACAAACGTAAAATTGAATTTAGATAGACATAGAAGACTCCTTGAAAAAGATATGGTTTCAAAGTTTGAAGTTGAAAACTTAGCTCTTGCTGAACAAAATCTTGCAAATATGATAATTATTGCTAAAAAACAGGTTATTCAAGCAGAAGCACAATTAGCAGAAGTTAAAAATCAGTATCGCTACTTAAACATAACAGCGCCAAACAATGGTGTAATAGTTAGCAAAAACATAAAAGTTGGAGAGATGGCGATGCCAGGAATGCCAGCTTTAGAGCTATCTGATTTGAGTGATTTAAAAATATCAGCTGAAATATCAGAGGACAACTTAAAACTTATACAAGAGGGGAAAAAAGTAGTCGTAAATATAGCGTCTCAAAACATTCAAACAGTTGGAGTAGTAAGCGCAATAATCCCTAGCTCAAACCCAATGACGCACTCATTTAAGATAAAAATTTCATTTAAAAATGTGTACAACTCTATCTATCCAGGTATGTATGCAACTGTTGTAATTGAGTAG
- a CDS encoding TolC family protein, which yields MKYMFRVVILSLLFSTSYLNASDSMDLHEALELLKSQNLEIKNAQYDIESAIQERKAASGNHWGKLDLIQDFARSNDAGNVFGFKLSSREANFGDFGFSEFLNPLGQAIGGAAGGTPPSDMSGLLSVEPRDLNYPETRNYFQSKLKYELPIFTGFKISSYEDIMQSVTKIRTLEKTQMLNEKVYETRKSFYDMALLEDSISNLNVILKNIDTLEAMTKEMIDVGYAKKVDLLEVVAKKGNVERLISQMESNKELLYHYLSFLLNQKVTSIKTPSLEIMMPTVTNDEILQNNLDIQKANSGLALKKSMVDVAESSYYPMVGAFAEVATADDKFLNDASDHKSYTIGARATLNIFNGGIDGANVEKSRVEYLKTQTQVALAKSGIELQTQKIRTEIQSLNKDIESLKKELLLADEIYNNYEARYREKLSSMSDVIIKQSEQIQKILQLQQTLNKRNERIFALEKLANGEEK from the coding sequence ATGAAATATATGTTTAGAGTAGTTATTTTATCCCTTCTTTTTAGCACTTCATATCTCAACGCTTCGGATTCTATGGATTTACATGAAGCATTAGAGTTACTAAAATCACAAAATTTAGAGATAAAAAATGCACAGTACGATATAGAGAGTGCTATACAAGAGAGAAAAGCAGCTTCGGGAAACCATTGGGGCAAACTTGATTTAATTCAAGATTTTGCACGCTCAAATGACGCTGGAAATGTCTTTGGTTTCAAACTAAGTTCAAGAGAAGCAAACTTTGGAGATTTTGGTTTTTCAGAATTTTTAAATCCTCTTGGTCAAGCTATAGGAGGTGCCGCTGGCGGTACTCCACCCTCAGATATGAGTGGTTTGCTATCTGTTGAGCCTCGTGATCTAAACTATCCAGAAACTAGAAACTACTTTCAGAGCAAACTAAAGTATGAGCTTCCTATATTTACTGGCTTTAAGATTTCTAGTTATGAAGATATCATGCAGAGTGTTACAAAGATTAGAACACTGGAAAAAACTCAAATGCTAAATGAAAAAGTGTATGAAACTAGAAAAAGCTTTTATGATATGGCTCTTCTTGAGGACTCTATCTCTAACTTAAATGTTATATTGAAAAATATAGATACATTAGAGGCAATGACAAAAGAGATGATAGATGTTGGTTATGCAAAAAAGGTTGATTTACTTGAAGTTGTGGCTAAAAAGGGAAATGTTGAGCGTCTAATCTCACAAATGGAGTCAAACAAAGAGCTTTTATATCACTACTTAAGTTTTCTTCTAAACCAAAAAGTGACATCTATAAAAACTCCCTCACTTGAGATTATGATGCCAACTGTTACAAATGATGAGATACTGCAAAACAACCTAGATATTCAAAAAGCCAACAGTGGGCTTGCTCTTAAAAAAAGTATGGTTGATGTAGCAGAGTCTTCATATTATCCAATGGTTGGTGCTTTTGCAGAGGTCGCAACTGCTGATGATAAGTTTTTAAATGATGCAAGTGATCATAAATCTTACACGATAGGTGCTAGAGCTACTCTAAATATATTTAATGGCGGTATAGATGGCGCAAATGTTGAAAAATCAAGAGTTGAATATCTAAAAACACAAACGCAAGTTGCTCTTGCAAAAAGTGGCATTGAGCTTCAAACACAAAAAATAAGAACAGAGATACAGAGCCTAAACAAGGATATAGAATCACTTAAAAAAGAGCTTCTTTTAGCTGATGAGATTTATAACAACTATGAGGCAAGATATAGAGAAAAACTCTCTTCCATGAGTGATGTTATCATCAAACAATCTGAGCAGATTCAAAAAATATTGCAACTACAACAGACTCTAAACAAACGAAATGAGAGAATTTTCGCACTTGAAAAATTAGCAAACGGAGAAGAAAAATGA
- a CDS encoding FixH family protein, with protein sequence MIKIAIGSILVSSFVLAGGFMDMKDSDDLHAMLSSEKVLSQGSNKIIVELNRGGHGGAVVDAKDVRIKFFMPEMPGMPYMESKEICKKIDNLFECNVNFAMNGTWQYQLFIKDDNNKDYVYKGSVNLGQSSSMHSHH encoded by the coding sequence ATGATAAAAATAGCTATTGGATCGATTTTAGTTTCGAGTTTTGTTTTAGCGGGTGGTTTTATGGACATGAAAGACAGCGATGATTTACATGCAATGTTATCTAGTGAAAAAGTCTTAAGCCAAGGTAGTAATAAAATTATAGTTGAGTTAAATAGAGGTGGGCATGGAGGAGCAGTTGTGGATGCAAAAGATGTACGAATAAAGTTTTTTATGCCTGAGATGCCAGGAATGCCATACATGGAGTCAAAAGAGATTTGTAAAAAAATTGATAACTTATTTGAGTGCAACGTGAATTTTGCAATGAACGGTACTTGGCAGTATCAGCTTTTTATAAAAGATGACAATAACAAAGATTATGTATATAAAGGGAGTGTTAATCTTGGTCAATCTTCATCAATGCATTCTCACCACTAA
- a CDS encoding TolC family protein — MKMFSLLFVPLLSFSLEFNDAFDRALELSATLKAKEQSILASRQNTLSEATYKNPILSIGLNDMLLNNNFFRRDAEAMQTQFIGITQEFETFGKLDLKEAILRADTLILEYELEDLRLDLYKKMALKVEEISTSTSLLEFLEEKKSNLSLLLKYSEASINIVDAFKVSVELQKKIFAVEDKILETKEKLEAYKNEFKYLSNQDFSSINQAQIEDYFLEENIKKSPKYKIYEIKAKQLDLNSRLEERKKYSNVSVGVTYNHRQNYDDYLSVSASFALPIYGIEEAKVQKTRHLSAENLQKEQNYMLFAVTVFQTNAKRVEYLKKRIKNLDDILYKYKELNRYDKSNITNSVTLEKNIENENLLLDLEIEKLKYNLEKSSALLELFYITSGSVK, encoded by the coding sequence ATGAAAATGTTCTCTCTTCTTTTTGTACCTTTATTGTCTTTTAGCTTAGAGTTTAATGATGCCTTTGATAGAGCACTTGAGCTCTCTGCAACACTAAAGGCAAAAGAGCAGAGCATTTTAGCATCACGCCAAAATACTCTGAGTGAAGCTACATATAAAAACCCTATTTTAAGCATTGGACTAAACGACATGTTATTAAATAATAACTTCTTTAGAAGAGATGCTGAAGCCATGCAAACACAATTTATTGGGATAACTCAAGAGTTTGAAACTTTTGGAAAACTTGATTTAAAAGAGGCAATACTTAGAGCTGATACTCTTATTTTAGAGTATGAGTTAGAAGATTTGAGATTGGACTTATATAAAAAAATGGCACTAAAAGTAGAAGAGATTTCAACTTCTACTTCCTTACTAGAGTTCTTAGAGGAGAAAAAATCAAATCTTTCATTACTTCTTAAATATAGTGAAGCGAGTATAAATATTGTAGATGCTTTTAAAGTTAGTGTTGAACTTCAAAAGAAGATATTTGCAGTAGAGGATAAAATTTTAGAAACTAAAGAGAAACTAGAGGCATATAAGAACGAGTTCAAATATCTAAGTAATCAAGATTTCTCGTCTATAAATCAGGCTCAAATAGAAGATTATTTTTTAGAAGAAAATATAAAAAAATCTCCAAAATATAAGATATATGAGATAAAAGCAAAACAGTTAGACCTTAACAGCAGGCTTGAAGAGCGAAAAAAATACTCAAATGTAAGTGTAGGTGTAACTTATAACCATCGTCAAAATTATGATGATTATCTCTCTGTGTCAGCTTCATTTGCACTTCCTATTTATGGGATAGAAGAAGCTAAAGTGCAAAAAACAAGGCATCTAAGTGCTGAGAATTTGCAAAAAGAGCAAAACTATATGCTCTTTGCAGTAACTGTTTTTCAAACTAATGCCAAAAGAGTAGAGTACTTAAAAAAACGAATAAAAAATCTTGATGACATTTTATATAAGTACAAAGAGCTAAACAGATATGATAAATCAAACATTACAAACAGTGTGACTTTAGAGAAAAATATAGAAAATGAGAATCTGCTTCTTGATTTAGAAATAGAGAAATTAAAATATAACCTAGAGAAGAGTAGTGCCCTTTTGGAGCTTTTTTATATTACTAGTGGGAGTGTAAAATGA